In Dehalococcoidia bacterium, one genomic interval encodes:
- a CDS encoding CDP-archaeol synthase yields the protein MRLRLISAAVGIPLLVAAIWLGNPWFGVLLTAVALAAGLEFLNLAPRAEARPLRLLGLLFILLFTLNGFAFTGADYAVPLLSGAVVLSLLLLLARGNTEGAALGWAWTLAGILYVGWTLGHAARLEVRPDGPRWLLFVLFATFAVDTAAFVVGRAIGRRRLAPSISPGKTWEGAIAGLLAGLVAAPVLGSLLGLPLSLVESAALGVAISIAAQLGDLAESLLKRSARVKDAGGLIPGHGGVLDRYDSIVIPLLLVYYYVILSKG from the coding sequence ATGCGCCTGCGTCTCATCAGCGCCGCTGTCGGCATCCCGCTCCTTGTAGCGGCCATCTGGCTGGGCAACCCCTGGTTCGGCGTCCTCCTGACCGCTGTCGCGCTGGCCGCCGGCCTGGAGTTCCTCAACCTGGCGCCCAGGGCGGAGGCGCGTCCACTTCGGCTTCTGGGGCTGCTCTTCATACTCCTCTTCACCCTCAACGGGTTTGCCTTCACCGGTGCGGACTACGCCGTCCCCCTTCTATCGGGCGCGGTCGTCCTCTCCCTGCTCCTGCTTCTAGCGCGCGGCAACACGGAAGGCGCGGCGCTCGGCTGGGCCTGGACGCTGGCGGGCATCCTGTACGTCGGCTGGACGCTGGGGCACGCGGCCCGACTGGAGGTGAGGCCGGACGGCCCGCGGTGGCTCCTGTTCGTGCTGTTCGCTACCTTCGCGGTGGACACGGCGGCGTTTGTCGTGGGCCGTGCCATCGGACGGAGGCGGCTCGCGCCCTCCATCAGCCCCGGCAAGACGTGGGAAGGCGCAATCGCCGGTCTGCTGGCCGGGCTGGTGGCCGCGCCTGTACTGGGATCCCTCCTCGGCCTGCCGTTGTCGCTGGTGGAGAGCGCGGCGCTCGGCGTAGCCATAAGCATCGCGGCCCAGCTCGGCGACCTTGCGGAGTCCCTGCTGAAGCGGAGCGCAAGAGTCAAGGACGCGGGCGGGCTTATACCGGGGCACGGGGGCGTGCTGGACAGATACGACAGTATTGTAATCCCCCTTCTGCTCGTTTATTATTATGTGATACTGTCGAAAGGATAG